From a single Kryptolebias marmoratus isolate JLee-2015 linkage group LG17, ASM164957v2, whole genome shotgun sequence genomic region:
- the LOC108245972 gene encoding ras-related protein Rab-5C-like gives MAGRGGGPNRPNGAATANKICQFKLVLLGESAVGKSSLVLRFVKGQFHEFQESTIGAAFLTQTVCLDDTTVKFEIWDTAGQERYHSLAPMYYRGAQAAIVVYDITNTDTFTRAKNWVKELQRQASPNIVIALAGNKADISDKRAVELQEAQAYADDNSLLFMETSAKTAMNVNEIFMAIAKKLPKSDPQGGAGQGGRTRTGVDLQEASPQGRSSQCCGGH, from the exons ATGGCTGGGCGCGGCGGCGGACCAAACAGGCCTAACGGAGCTGCGACGGCGAACAAAATCTGCCAGTTCAAGCTGGTGCTGCTGGGGGAGTCGGCCGTGGGCAAGTCCAGCTTGGTGTTGCGCTTCGTCAAAGGCCAGTTTCATGAATTCCAGGAGAGCACCATTGGAG CTGCGTTCCTCACTCAGACCGTCTGTCTGGACGACACCACCGTGAAGTTTGAGATCTGGGACACGGCAGGTCAGGAGCGCTACCACAGCCTGGCGCCGATGTACTACAGAGGCGCTCAGGCGGCCATCGTGGTCTATGACATCACCAACACA GACACTTTTACTCGCGCAAAGAACTGGGTGAAGGAGCTCCAGAGACAAGCCAGTCCCAACATCGTGATCGCTCTGGCCGGCAACAAGGCAGACATCTCAGACAAGAGAGCTGTGGAGCTTCAG GAGGCACAAGCGTATGCTGACGACAACAGCCTGCTCTTTATGGAGACTTCAGCCAAGACCGCCATGAATGTCAATGAAATCTTCATGGCTATCG caAAGAAGCTACCAAAGAGCGATCCTCAGGGCGGAGCTGGTCAGGGCGGGAGGACGAGGACAGGAGTGGATCTACAAGAAGCGTCCCCTCAGGGCCGCAGCAGCCAGTGCTGCGGCGGCCATTAA